The Ochrobactrum sp. BTU1 region TTTCAAAGCAAAGCTCCGCCTGCGCGCCTGCCTCTTCCGGCACCGATCCATCTGGCGCAATGCCAAGCTGGCCGGAGCAGAATATCAACTCGGCGCCCGCACCCACCTTCACGCCATGACTATAGGCGGCAAAGGGAGCAGCCATATTGGCTGGCAGCAAATGTTTCAAAACAGTCATTTTATGTCCTCAGGCTTTTGGTGCAGATGCCAGCAATTCTTTGAGGCGTGGAGCACCCGCTGCAACATCGTCTTCGGTGGGATGGATACCTGCGGCAAGCAGCCGCCGGGCAATCATGTGATCAGCCGGACGGTTGATGGAATCGACCGCAACCAACTTTTCGCCCGCAAAATGAAACACGGAGAATGCATTATCTTCGAAGTTGCCTGACAGAATATGACGGTCGGCATCGAACGACAGCCCAGCGGTCTGCAACTTCATGTCGCCCTGATCCGACCAAAACCACGCCACATCACGAAACGGAGTACCGCGCCCGACAATCGAGCGCGCAACATGCTTGGCCTGATCGGTTGCATTCTGCACCGATTCCAGTCGTACGCGACGACCTGCATGGAAATGGTCATAGCTCACGCAGTCGCCAATCGCATAAACATGCTCACTCGACGCACGCATATGCTCATTCACCACGATACCATTATCGACAACAAGTCCGGCTTCGATCGCTAGCTCGACATTTGGGACAGCGCCCGTCCCCAGCACCACCATATCAGCTGGGAAAAACGTGCCATTGGCCGCTTTTACACCTGCCACTCGGCCGCCTTCGCCTTCAATTGCCTCAACGCCAACGCCCGTCAGAAGCCTAATATCCGACGCCCGGCTGCGTGTTTCAACATGTGCCGAAATAAGTGTGGCAACCGAACGCCCCAGAACGCGAGGAGCTGCTTCGATCACAACGGTCTTTTTGCCAAGTGCTACTGCACTATGCGCCATTTCAAGACCTATAAAGCCGCCACCGATTATCACCACGTTTTCAACGCGTGGCATCATATCTGCAATGCGGCGCGCATCACCCAAACGGCGCAACGTGAAAACGCCATCGAGACCAACACCTCGCATGTCAGGAATGCGTGCGCGGGCAC contains the following coding sequences:
- a CDS encoding FAD-dependent oxidoreductase; this translates as MENRCIIIGAGHAGSQAAISLRQEGYSGEIVLINDEQDIPYHKPPLSKSYLKAPEGGILVLRPESTYRDNNIEMLFGHTVEHVSLTDKTVTLDNGVVLNWSELVFATGARARIPDMRGVGLDGVFTLRRLGDARRIADMMPRVENVVIIGGGFIGLEMAHSAVALGKKTVVIEAAPRVLGRSVATLISAHVETRSRASDIRLLTGVGVEAIEGEGGRVAGVKAANGTFFPADMVVLGTGAVPNVELAIEAGLVVDNGIVVNEHMRASSEHVYAIGDCVSYDHFHAGRRVRLESVQNATDQAKHVARSIVGRGTPFRDVAWFWSDQGDMKLQTAGLSFDADRHILSGNFEDNAFSVFHFAGEKLVAVDSINRPADHMIARRLLAAGIHPTEDDVAAGAPRLKELLASAPKA